One stretch of Micromonospora echinospora DNA includes these proteins:
- the glgB gene encoding 1,4-alpha-glucan branching protein GlgB, translating into MDQLITGEVHDPHAVLGAHPAGGSTTIRTLRRGAGEVTLLVDGEAHPMKRVHDAGVFEAVLPGEVLDYRVEVDGTAHDDPYRYPPTLGDLDLHLIGEGRHERLWAALGARVFDEGVAFTVWAPNARAVRLVGDVTGWAPDDGWPMRSLGSSGVWEIFVPGMPVGSRYKYRILGADGRWRDKADPMAARAEVPPSTASVVHESRYEWGDADWLARRSRQAPHQEPMSVYEVHLGSWRPGLGYRELAEQLTAYVLEMGFTHVEFLPVMEHPFGGSWGYQVTGYYAPTARFGDPDDFRYLVDRLHAAGIGVILDWVPAHFPKDEWALARFDGTPLYEHPDPRRGEHPDWGTYVFDFGRNEVRNFLVANALYWLDEFHIDGLRVDAVASMLYLDYSRQEGQWAPNVHGGRENLEAIAFLQEVNATVYRHHPGALMIAEESTAWPGVTKPTSEGGLGFGFKWNMGWMHDTLLYTSKDPIYRQHHHHQLTFSLAYAWSENYVLPISHDEVVHGKGSLAGKMPGDTWQRLATTRALLAYMWAHPGKQLLFMGCELADDREWSEERGLDWYLTHDPARAGVQRLVADLNRVYRETPALWAQDTDPAGFRWIAGDDVANNAVSFIRIAPDGRTLVCVANFSATPLEDYRIGLPAAGTWAEALNTDANHYGGSGVGNLGEVHAENIPWHGLPASVCLRVPPLGVLWLRPA; encoded by the coding sequence ATGGACCAGCTGATCACCGGCGAGGTACACGACCCGCACGCCGTGCTCGGCGCACACCCGGCCGGCGGGAGCACCACGATCCGGACGCTGCGCCGGGGCGCCGGCGAGGTGACGCTGCTCGTCGACGGCGAGGCGCACCCGATGAAGCGGGTGCACGACGCCGGTGTCTTCGAGGCGGTACTGCCCGGCGAGGTGCTCGACTACCGGGTCGAGGTGGACGGCACCGCGCACGACGACCCGTACCGTTACCCCCCCACGCTCGGCGACCTCGACCTGCACCTGATCGGCGAGGGCCGCCACGAGCGGCTCTGGGCGGCGCTCGGCGCCCGGGTCTTCGACGAGGGCGTCGCGTTCACCGTCTGGGCGCCGAACGCCCGCGCCGTGCGGCTCGTCGGCGACGTGACCGGCTGGGCGCCGGACGACGGCTGGCCGATGCGGTCGCTCGGGTCCAGCGGCGTGTGGGAGATCTTCGTGCCGGGCATGCCGGTGGGCAGCCGCTACAAGTACCGCATCCTGGGCGCCGACGGCCGGTGGCGGGACAAGGCCGACCCGATGGCCGCGCGCGCCGAGGTGCCGCCTTCCACCGCGTCGGTGGTGCACGAGTCACGGTACGAGTGGGGCGACGCGGACTGGCTCGCGCGCCGGTCGCGGCAGGCGCCGCACCAGGAGCCGATGAGCGTGTACGAGGTGCACCTGGGCTCCTGGCGGCCCGGCCTGGGCTACCGGGAGCTGGCCGAGCAGCTCACCGCGTACGTGCTGGAGATGGGCTTCACCCACGTGGAGTTCCTGCCGGTGATGGAGCACCCGTTCGGCGGCTCGTGGGGTTACCAGGTCACCGGCTACTACGCGCCGACGGCCCGGTTCGGCGACCCGGACGACTTCCGGTACCTGGTGGACCGGCTGCACGCCGCCGGCATCGGGGTGATCCTGGACTGGGTGCCGGCGCACTTCCCGAAGGACGAGTGGGCCCTGGCCCGCTTCGACGGCACCCCGCTGTACGAGCACCCCGACCCGCGTCGCGGCGAGCACCCCGACTGGGGCACGTACGTCTTCGACTTCGGCCGCAACGAGGTGCGCAACTTCCTGGTCGCCAACGCGCTGTACTGGCTGGACGAGTTCCACATCGACGGGCTGCGCGTGGACGCGGTCGCCTCGATGCTCTACCTGGACTACTCCCGGCAGGAGGGGCAGTGGGCCCCGAACGTGCACGGCGGCCGGGAGAACCTGGAGGCGATCGCGTTCCTCCAGGAGGTGAACGCCACCGTATACCGGCACCACCCGGGCGCGTTGATGATCGCCGAGGAGTCCACCGCCTGGCCCGGCGTCACCAAGCCGACCTCGGAGGGCGGGCTCGGGTTCGGGTTCAAGTGGAACATGGGCTGGATGCACGACACCCTGCTCTACACCTCGAAGGACCCGATCTACCGGCAGCACCACCACCATCAGCTCACGTTCTCCCTGGCGTACGCGTGGAGCGAGAACTACGTGCTGCCGATCAGTCACGACGAGGTGGTGCACGGCAAGGGCTCGCTCGCGGGCAAGATGCCCGGCGACACCTGGCAGCGACTGGCCACCACGCGGGCGCTGCTGGCGTACATGTGGGCGCACCCGGGCAAGCAGTTGCTCTTCATGGGCTGTGAGCTGGCCGACGACCGGGAGTGGAGCGAGGAGCGCGGCCTCGACTGGTACCTCACCCACGATCCGGCGCGCGCGGGCGTGCAGCGGCTCGTCGCCGACCTGAACCGGGTCTACCGGGAGACCCCGGCGCTCTGGGCGCAGGACACCGACCCGGCCGGATTCCGCTGGATCGCCGGGGACGACGTCGCGAACAACGCGGTGTCGTTCATCCGGATCGCCCCGGACGGCCGGACGCTCGTGTGCGTGGCCAACTTCTCCGCCACACCGCTCGAGGACTACCGGATCGGCCTGCCCGCGGCCGGTACGTGGGCCGAGGCGCTGAACACCGACGCAAACCACTACGGCGGTTCCGGCGTGGGCAACCTGGGCGAGGTGCACGCGGAGAACATCCCCTGGCACGGCCTGCCCGCGTCGGTCTGCCTGCGCGTCCCCCCGCTCGGCGTCCTCTGGCTCCGCCCGGCCTGA
- a CDS encoding 3-ketosteroid-delta-1-dehydrogenase, which translates to MSVPRQPRPTSVDLVVIGSGTGLAAALSAHEAGLSVVVVEKSRWVGGSTARSGGAFWIPANPVLTTEGSGDTPERGAAYLEAVVDGSAPEQRWRSFLEHGTATIEMLTRTTPMRFLWARGYSDYHPELPGGTAAGRSCECRPLDLKLLGADRARLRPAVLSAPVPMPVTGADYKWLNLMAKTPVRALPRIVTRLAQGLGGLALGREYAAGGQAIAAGLFAGVRRAGIPVWTETALERLLVEGDRVVGAELRHGETTFAVRAERGVVLATGGFDHDLPLRHAHHHRDLGDWSLGADSNTGDGIRAGQEAGAGTDLMEQAWWFPAVAPVGDAAPSVLLAERSLPGSLMVDGTGRRFVNESCDYMTFGQRVLGLAHEGGALPAMWLVFDQRYRNSYVFAGTQFPRAPLPKSWYAAGIAHRAGTPGDLARSIGVDADALSATLARFNQLAAAGVDDDFARGASAYDRYYGDPTVTPNPNLRPLAGNLYAVRVVLSDLGTCGGIRADGLGRALSDAGTPVPGLYAIGNAAANAFGRTYPGAGATIGQGLVYGYIVGRHAAGKLPAADQATARRTAE; encoded by the coding sequence ATGTCCGTACCCCGGCAGCCCCGGCCGACCTCGGTCGACCTCGTCGTGATCGGCTCCGGCACCGGCCTCGCCGCCGCGCTCAGCGCCCACGAGGCCGGCCTCTCCGTCGTGGTCGTGGAGAAGTCGCGCTGGGTCGGCGGCTCCACGGCGCGCTCCGGCGGCGCCTTCTGGATCCCGGCCAATCCCGTGCTGACCACCGAGGGCTCCGGGGACACGCCCGAGCGCGGCGCGGCGTACCTGGAGGCCGTCGTGGACGGCTCCGCGCCCGAACAGCGCTGGCGCAGCTTCCTCGAGCACGGCACCGCCACGATCGAGATGCTCACGCGGACCACCCCGATGCGGTTCCTCTGGGCCCGCGGCTACTCCGACTACCACCCGGAGCTGCCCGGCGGCACCGCCGCCGGCCGGAGCTGCGAGTGCCGCCCGCTCGACCTGAAGCTCCTCGGCGCCGACCGCGCGCGGCTGCGTCCCGCCGTCCTCTCCGCGCCCGTGCCCATGCCGGTCACCGGCGCGGACTACAAGTGGCTCAACCTGATGGCGAAGACCCCGGTTCGCGCGCTGCCCCGCATCGTGACCCGCCTCGCCCAGGGCCTCGGCGGCCTCGCGCTCGGGCGCGAGTACGCCGCCGGCGGCCAGGCCATCGCCGCCGGCCTCTTCGCCGGCGTCCGCCGCGCCGGCATCCCGGTCTGGACCGAGACCGCGCTGGAGCGGCTCCTGGTCGAGGGGGACCGGGTCGTCGGGGCCGAGCTGCGCCACGGGGAGACGACGTTCGCCGTACGGGCCGAGCGGGGTGTCGTGCTCGCCACCGGCGGCTTCGACCACGACCTGCCGCTGCGGCACGCCCACCACCACCGCGACCTGGGCGACTGGAGCCTCGGCGCGGACAGCAACACCGGCGACGGGATCCGCGCCGGCCAGGAGGCGGGCGCCGGCACCGACCTGATGGAGCAGGCGTGGTGGTTCCCCGCCGTCGCGCCGGTCGGCGACGCCGCGCCGTCGGTGCTCCTCGCCGAGCGTTCCCTGCCCGGGTCGCTCATGGTGGACGGCACGGGCCGCCGGTTCGTCAACGAGTCCTGCGACTACATGACGTTCGGGCAGCGGGTGCTCGGCCTCGCCCACGAGGGCGGAGCGCTGCCGGCCATGTGGCTGGTCTTCGACCAGCGGTACCGCAACAGCTACGTCTTCGCCGGCACGCAGTTCCCCCGCGCCCCGCTGCCGAAGTCCTGGTACGCGGCGGGCATCGCGCACCGCGCGGGCACCCCGGGTGACCTCGCCCGGTCGATCGGCGTGGACGCCGACGCGTTGAGCGCCACCCTGGCGCGGTTCAACCAGCTCGCCGCCGCCGGCGTCGACGACGACTTCGCGCGTGGCGCCAGCGCGTACGACCGCTACTACGGCGACCCGACGGTGACGCCGAACCCGAACCTGCGGCCCCTGGCCGGCAACCTGTACGCCGTCCGGGTCGTCCTGTCCGACCTCGGGACCTGCGGTGGGATCCGGGCCGACGGCCTCGGCCGGGCACTGTCCGACGCGGGGACCCCGGTCCCGGGGCTGTACGCGATCGGCAACGCCGCCGCCAACGCCTTCGGCCGCACCTACCCGGGGGCCGGGGCGACCATCGGCCAGGGCCTGGTCTACGGCTACATCGTCGGGCGGCACGCGGCGGGCAAGCTCCCCGCCGCCGACCAGGCCACGGCCCGCCGGACGGCGGAATAG
- a CDS encoding App1 family protein: MPPTPPDQLAVPRLHRAARFEDAVHGLVERRLRRTGWQPNIIAYAGYGAPGWARVLCRVLLGRPDTRRRGRLDKVRGWRSFATLPAKHVRVTIEADGVRQEVTADRSGFVDTVIEGDFTPGWGCVRLSVADAEPVEALVRVLDPAVRFGILSDIDDTVMVTALPRPLLAAWNTFVLDEHARTAVPGMAVLYERLATAHPGAPVFYLSTGAWNVAPTLTRFLSRHLYPAGPLLLTDWGPTADRWFRSGREHKRATLARLAREFPEVRWLLIGDDGQHDPEIYREFAAAHPDHVAGVAIRQLSPTQSVLAGSLPAPPGRSSSGPIGQKWLSAPDGAGLWKLLRESDLV, translated from the coding sequence GTGCCACCCACACCACCGGACCAGCTGGCCGTGCCGCGACTGCACCGCGCCGCGCGCTTCGAGGACGCCGTGCACGGCCTGGTGGAGCGCCGGTTGCGGCGCACCGGGTGGCAGCCCAACATCATCGCGTACGCGGGCTACGGCGCCCCGGGCTGGGCGCGGGTGCTCTGCCGGGTGCTGCTGGGCCGCCCGGACACCCGGCGGCGGGGCCGCCTGGACAAGGTGCGGGGCTGGCGCAGCTTCGCGACGCTGCCCGCCAAGCACGTCCGGGTGACCATCGAGGCCGACGGCGTGCGCCAGGAGGTGACCGCGGACCGCAGCGGGTTCGTCGACACCGTGATCGAGGGCGACTTCACCCCGGGCTGGGGCTGCGTACGCCTCAGCGTCGCCGACGCCGAGCCGGTGGAGGCGCTGGTCCGCGTGCTCGACCCGGCTGTCCGTTTCGGCATCCTCTCCGACATCGACGACACCGTCATGGTGACCGCGCTGCCCCGGCCGCTGCTCGCCGCGTGGAACACGTTCGTGCTGGACGAGCACGCCCGCACCGCCGTGCCGGGCATGGCGGTGCTGTACGAGCGGCTGGCCACCGCCCACCCGGGCGCGCCGGTCTTCTACCTGTCCACCGGCGCCTGGAACGTCGCGCCGACGCTGACCCGGTTCCTGTCCCGGCACCTCTACCCGGCCGGGCCGCTGCTGCTCACCGACTGGGGGCCGACCGCGGACCGCTGGTTCCGCAGCGGCCGGGAACACAAGCGGGCCACGCTGGCCCGGCTGGCCCGGGAGTTCCCCGAGGTGCGGTGGCTGCTGATCGGCGACGACGGGCAGCACGACCCGGAGATCTACCGGGAGTTCGCCGCCGCGCACCCGGACCACGTCGCAGGGGTGGCGATCCGGCAGCTGTCGCCGACGCAGTCGGTGCTGGCCGGCAGCCTCCCGGCACCGCCCGGACGTTCCTCATCGGGCCCGATCGGCCAGAAGTGGCTCAGCGCCCCCGACGGCGCCGGCCTATGGAAGCTCCTGCGCGAATCCGACCTGGTCTGA
- a CDS encoding SDR family oxidoreductase, giving the protein MGTYAVTGAASGMGRASAERLRSDGHTVVGVDLRDVEVVADLSTPTGRTAAATEVLERAGGRLDGAVCAAGLGGIPGRDRLVQQVNFFGVVELLEAWRPTLAAAGNSKVVVFGSNSVTLTPMVPERAVRALLDRDADGALRVVGRFGKRSAPFAYASSKLAVTRWARRAAISPEWAGAGIRVNVLAPGIIATPLLEEQIARGQKEAVEGLPVPIGGRGRPADVGEWVAFMLSPAADFLCGSVIFLDGGSDAYFRTDDWPVSTGPAGVLRYMRRAKAWRARR; this is encoded by the coding sequence ATGGGTACGTACGCGGTGACCGGCGCGGCCTCGGGCATGGGCCGGGCGTCCGCCGAGCGGCTGCGGAGCGACGGGCACACAGTCGTCGGCGTGGACCTGCGGGACGTGGAGGTCGTCGCCGACCTCTCCACGCCGACCGGGCGCACGGCGGCGGCCACCGAGGTGCTGGAGCGCGCCGGAGGGCGGCTCGACGGGGCGGTCTGCGCCGCCGGGCTCGGCGGCATCCCCGGCCGGGACCGGCTCGTGCAGCAGGTCAACTTCTTCGGCGTGGTGGAGCTGCTTGAGGCGTGGCGACCGACGCTGGCCGCCGCCGGCAACAGCAAGGTCGTGGTGTTCGGCTCGAACTCCGTCACGCTCACCCCGATGGTGCCGGAGCGCGCCGTACGGGCCCTGCTCGACCGCGACGCCGACGGGGCGCTGCGCGTGGTGGGGCGCTTCGGCAAGCGCTCGGCGCCGTTCGCGTACGCGAGCTCGAAGCTGGCGGTGACGCGGTGGGCACGCCGCGCCGCGATCTCACCGGAGTGGGCCGGCGCCGGCATCCGGGTGAACGTCCTGGCCCCCGGCATCATCGCCACCCCGCTGCTGGAGGAGCAGATCGCCCGGGGCCAGAAGGAGGCGGTCGAAGGGCTGCCGGTGCCGATCGGCGGGCGCGGCCGGCCGGCGGACGTCGGCGAGTGGGTCGCGTTCATGCTGTCGCCGGCCGCCGACTTCCTCTGCGGTTCGGTGATCTTCCTGGACGGTGGCTCGGACGCCTACTTCCGCACCGACGACTGGCCCGTCTCCACCGGGCCGGCCGGGGTGCTGCGCTACATGCGTCGTGCCAAGGCGTGGCGGGCCCGGCGCTGA
- a CDS encoding alpha-1,4-glucan--maltose-1-phosphate maltosyltransferase, protein MTGRFPIEDVSPVVSCGRYPAKAVVGEVVPVSARAYREGHDALGCNVVWLGPDGAARPFTRMRSGEPGQDRWHATIRPDAVGLWRFTVEAFQDPYLTWQNAVTKKIAAGQGAAELANDLAEGVRVLTAALDLVPKADRDRVREAARALADDERDLPRRVSAALDLADLLWEHPVRELVTTGEERTLWVDRPRALFSAWYEFFPRSEGAIPATVDAPARSGTFATATERLPGVAAMGFDVLYLPPIHPIGRVNRKGRNNALTAGPDDVGSPWAIGAAEGGHDAIHPDLGTPEDFRDFVAAAAEQGLEVAMDLALQCAPDHPWVTEHPEWFTTRADGGIAYAENPPKKYQDIYPLNFDNDPEGIRAEMLRVVLHWVGQGIRIFRVDNPHTKPFDFWHWLIAEVKKVDPDVLFLAEAFTRPAIMHGLGRIGFTQSYTYFTWRTTAAEMREYCEELVASVDWMRPNFWPNTPDILHSSLQHGGPPMFKIRAVLAALLSPSWGMYAGFELFEHVARPGAEEYLDNEKYELRPRDWDAALAQGRSLAPFITTLNRVRRDNPALHQLRNLRFHDIDNPALLCWSKHDPENGNTVIVVCSFDSREVQWGNTTLDMPALGLDWHERFTVRDELTGAEYDWGQRNAVRLDPYLQPAHVLTVRRPAAPEPPQPAVPETAAPDLTVEDVPADLSGGTAPTAPADKDDARWTS, encoded by the coding sequence GTGACTGGACGGTTCCCGATCGAAGACGTCTCCCCCGTCGTCTCCTGCGGTCGCTACCCGGCCAAGGCGGTGGTCGGCGAGGTCGTGCCGGTGTCGGCGCGGGCCTATCGCGAGGGCCACGACGCGCTCGGGTGCAACGTGGTCTGGCTCGGCCCGGACGGCGCGGCCCGCCCGTTCACCCGGATGCGCTCCGGCGAGCCCGGCCAGGACCGCTGGCACGCCACCATCCGCCCGGACGCGGTGGGCCTGTGGCGCTTCACCGTGGAGGCCTTCCAGGACCCGTACCTCACCTGGCAGAACGCGGTCACGAAGAAGATCGCCGCCGGCCAGGGCGCGGCCGAGCTCGCAAACGACCTGGCCGAGGGCGTACGCGTGCTGACCGCCGCGCTCGACCTGGTGCCGAAGGCCGACCGTGATCGCGTACGCGAAGCCGCGCGGGCCCTCGCCGACGACGAGCGGGACCTGCCGCGGCGGGTGAGCGCGGCGCTGGACCTTGCCGACCTGCTCTGGGAGCACCCGGTGCGCGAGCTGGTCACCACCGGCGAGGAGCGCACGCTGTGGGTGGACCGGCCGCGGGCGCTCTTCTCCGCCTGGTACGAGTTCTTCCCCCGCTCCGAGGGCGCGATCCCGGCCACAGTCGACGCGCCCGCCCGTTCCGGCACGTTCGCCACCGCGACGGAACGACTGCCGGGTGTCGCGGCGATGGGTTTCGACGTGCTCTACCTGCCGCCGATCCACCCGATCGGCCGGGTCAACCGCAAGGGCCGCAACAACGCGCTCACCGCCGGGCCGGACGACGTCGGCTCGCCGTGGGCGATCGGCGCGGCCGAGGGCGGCCACGACGCCATCCACCCCGATCTGGGTACGCCGGAGGACTTCCGCGACTTCGTGGCCGCCGCCGCCGAGCAGGGCCTGGAGGTGGCGATGGACCTGGCGTTGCAGTGCGCGCCGGATCACCCGTGGGTCACCGAGCACCCGGAGTGGTTCACCACCCGCGCCGACGGCGGCATCGCGTACGCGGAGAACCCGCCGAAGAAGTACCAGGACATCTATCCGCTGAACTTCGACAACGACCCCGAGGGCATCCGGGCCGAGATGCTGCGGGTGGTGCTGCACTGGGTCGGCCAGGGCATCCGGATCTTCCGGGTGGACAACCCGCACACCAAGCCGTTCGACTTCTGGCACTGGCTGATCGCCGAGGTCAAGAAGGTGGACCCGGACGTGCTGTTCCTGGCCGAGGCGTTCACCCGGCCGGCGATCATGCACGGGCTCGGCAGGATCGGCTTCACCCAGTCGTACACCTATTTCACCTGGCGTACGACGGCGGCCGAGATGCGGGAGTACTGCGAGGAGTTGGTCGCCTCGGTCGACTGGATGCGGCCGAACTTCTGGCCCAACACGCCGGACATCCTGCACTCGTCGTTGCAGCACGGCGGGCCGCCGATGTTCAAGATCCGGGCGGTGCTGGCCGCGCTGCTCTCCCCCTCCTGGGGCATGTACGCCGGGTTCGAGCTGTTCGAGCACGTGGCCCGCCCCGGCGCGGAGGAGTACCTGGACAACGAGAAGTACGAGCTGCGGCCCCGGGACTGGGACGCCGCGCTGGCGCAGGGCCGGTCGCTGGCGCCGTTCATCACCACGCTGAACCGGGTACGCCGGGACAACCCCGCCCTGCACCAGCTGCGCAACCTGCGGTTCCACGACATCGACAACCCGGCGCTGCTGTGCTGGTCGAAGCACGACCCGGAGAACGGCAACACGGTGATCGTGGTCTGCTCGTTCGACTCCCGCGAGGTGCAGTGGGGCAACACCACGCTCGACATGCCGGCGCTCGGCCTGGACTGGCACGAGCGGTTCACCGTGCGCGACGAGCTGACCGGCGCCGAGTACGACTGGGGGCAGCGCAACGCGGTGCGCCTCGACCCGTACCTGCAACCGGCGCACGTGCTCACCGTGCGCCGCCCGGCCGCGCCCGAGCCGCCGCAGCCGGCCGTACCGGAGACCGCCGCGCCCGACCTGACAGTCGAAGACGTACCCGCCGACCTTTCCGGCGGCACCGCCCCGACCGCACCGGCCGACAAGGACGACGCCCGATGGACCAGCTGA